Below is a genomic region from Ziziphus jujuba cultivar Dongzao chromosome 7, ASM3175591v1.
GAAACATTTTTGTAAGCGAGACTTACCATAAAAGCTTCTTCTTAggcatgtttttattttctttttgacatTACATACAACTTGACTGAATAAATGCTAAATGTATGTTATCTGGTTGAAACTAATAAAGTTCTTTTTGGCTTATCACTGAATGTTCTCTTCCTTGTAGAggactttttttgaatttttaatattattatcccTTTGATATtcactaaataaataattggtgGTTCTTAGATAAAATAATCACTTAAAAATTTGGACTAGACAGTCCAAATTGGGCTTTGTTCAGGTAAGCTTCTAGCTATCCCAAGGTATTCAAAATTGTTGATTGTCTTTTTCTTGTGCTGCGACTGAGATTGTGTTTCACAATCTTACTCTACAGTGAGAGGAATTTAATATTGCTGACAGGATAAGTTAAAATAATGGGAGAAAAGTAAAGTTCTTTCACTGTGGgcctttttataattttttttttttttttttttacatgattttgaTAGATTACTTTTTCCCCTCACCTTTATATGAAGTCTCAATCAGATCAAAGTCAATTTATAGAAATTGCATCAAGAAGAAGCAGAGAAAATATTTGTACTGATAATCcaataaaaaattcacataGCCCTTCACTATAAGCATGTTCTTCATTAACACACACTAAAAAGCAACAACATCACACCACTGGTTGCCCACAATATACACCTTGCTTTTCAAGAAGAAAgcagagaaaatatttttaccGATAATCCATGTAAAAATTCACATAGCCCTTTTATTTTAAGCATGTTACTAatgaacacacacacaccaaaaaGCAACAACATATCACCATTGGTTGTCCACAACATACAAGCTATATGAAGCAAGACTATCGGAATTTCTATCACGAAACAAAGATCAAAACAGAacttaattttggaaagaaaatgCAATTGCAGAGAGATTTATCGCAATTAATACATTGTCCTAAGATTTGTTAATCCTCCTGCAGTGTTTCCTGATCTCTCCCCTTGAACCAGTCAGTGGAGATATATTTCCCATCTTAACCATGGACTTGGCAAATTGTTCAAAGAAAAGCTCAACATTCTCTGCATATTTCTGTACCAATTCTTTAGATTGTGCACTACTGGTTACCAGAATTTGATCAGAGTTCAATAGGCCTTTATAAGCCAACAAATTCTTAAAGTAGCTGTTATCAAACTTAGTTGGGCTGACGAAGTCCAAGAAAAAGAGGTTCTGGTCTCCACCAGATCTTGGGCATCCTTTCCTAAGTTGAGCAGCATAGGATGGGTCAAGAGTGTAGTCTGGTTGACCATTTCCTGATTGGTTGTAGAGTCTCTGCCTGAAACTTGTGCAACGGGCATTTCCTATGGTGTGGCTTCCTGGATACCAAGATTAATAAAGGCATGTTAAAAACCTCCAATACAAAAGCAAAATCTGAATGaccaaaaattattgaaaagctTGAAAAATCTACAAAGTTACATAATTTGAGACACTAAAGTCAGCACTTTGATTAACTTGTGAACCTTTATGTCTAAGGCATTTGTCAAATCAATTTGACTTACAGAAGGGCCAAAAAGAACACCTTCctctataattaaattaatagggGACCATgtcttataattttttccacTTACCAGAGAGTGCAACAAGATCAACAATGTCGAGGCCTTGTCGTTTGAACTTAGTGAGAATGGTTTGGAAGGTATTGTTTGGAGCAGGAATATCGTTGTTAGAGCCACTCAAGCTTGCTCCTAAAGAATCCCTTCTTCCAAGTGGGACTTCCCAGCTTGGTCCACCTGTCTGTTTTACATAAAGAAAAATGTTCAGCTTGAgagctttatattttttttaacttttgatttttgatttttgattttttttttgtagtgaagATAACAATTAACTAAgataataattaagtaaaacaaACACCTACTAAAACAGTGGAGTCTCTAGCAGCTAAAGCCAAGATATCAGCACAAGACACTGTGTTGGGGCACTCCTTCTCTATTGCAGATTTGATCTCATCGAGAACTTCGAATTTTCGAGCCGAATTCCTATTGGGGTTGGACCTCTTCTCGCTGAGTATCTTCCCACTGCTGTCTAACAGTATAGATGCATCACAGCCCTGAATTAttccaaaccaaaaacaaaaaataaataaaataaataataaataataataaaaatgttaaaaagtgATTGTCCAATTGACAGGAAATACTTAGCCTTGTCCATCCTCTGTTAGCTTAACTATTTAGTAGTGGATATTAACTAACTTGTTACTAAAGGGACTTGTTGAATTGGATAATTAAGAAGCAAAACCTTGACGAAGCAGTCATGGAAATGCAGTCTAAGCAAAGAAGCGGCTGTACGAGCTTCCTGAGCAACGGCCTTGGCAACAATGGACTTTACAATCTCTGAAGCTTTGGGACAGCAATGGTCATAAAACTGGGGATATAGTTTACCACCATTGTTGTTCTGACAGAAGCAAAGTGGAGCAAAGACAAGGAGAGCAAGGGCTAAAGGGAAGCCCGCAGACTTGtccatggatttttttttttttttttttccccaagacTGGCTTGCTGTAATAAGCACAGCAGAGCAGAAAACAATTTGATTTGTAAGATGGAGAGAAATTTTTCTAGACCCTCCTATGATGAATGCTGGAGTGGCTCACATGGGTATTTATAGAGGAGACTTTGTAGATACATGCATGGATAAATATAAGGAATGGAGTAACTCCAGCGAGGTTGGTTTAGTGGTAGGGCTCTCATATCATAACATGATGTTATGAGTCCGAATACATGTTCATCTCTTTTAAAGTAGAAATTATTGTAGCccgactaaaaaaaaaaaaagaaaaaaaaattaaaaaaacagtatacgtgtatatatataaagtaaggAGGGAAAGGAACAAAGTAAGCTGGAGTTGGTAACTAACTAGCTAAAACATCACTAACAAGGATGGAAAAAGAAAGGTTGGAGTTGGTAGCTTTCCATGCATAATACATTAGGCTTGTTTTGTACCATTTCAAACATGAAACTAGAAGCACTTACCTGGTTACAGTGAAGCAAATTTTAAAGCTTAAAATTAATCATTACAGAGGGCCTTAAATCTTGCATTAAAGCATCTTGTTAGATTATGAAAATTCCCCACTATACACCTTAATTTGATACtgtgaaaataattattctcaAAGCCATTCGGAACAATAATTTAGCTTGGGGAATGTTCACCTTTTTATCATCTATGCTGAttgaaagaatataaaaatcaaaataaaaacaaaaagtaaaaaagaatcGAACCCTTTTTGTTTCACTATCACTCTATCTAATCCCGATCCTTCAATTTGATACGTCGATATCAAACTATTTGATACGTCGATATCAAACTTTGCTTAAAACTACCATATTTTCCTGTCTATGGAATTTCCTCGGTTAAAGCAAATTTCAACttccaatttttaattattattttctatttaacgAAATTTGATAGTTCATTCTAGCCTGTTTGTGTTCCACTTAAGCAATCAAAAGCAAAAACTGAGTCAAACTAGCCAGCTACATATATTGTCTTTCTTATGAAGAATATTTAGGTAAGACATGTGAGAAAGAGGCTCAAAGTTGGAGAAGACTTACCTGCTCTATTGACAAATCTCAATATTTTGACCGCAAAAGTCTCACACTTGCTGCCAAAGATAGTACCCGTAATACTTGGGCTAAGGAAAGCCATCACCAGAGCCTCCTATAAGCATAGAAACAAGTCTGCAAGACTGAAAACGTCAAtgcaattttgaatttttctctTCCTCTGTTCTCACTCGACCTTGTAGTTACAGGTGCATACTAATAGAAATAATGTCTCAAATGGATATTGCAGTCTTTGACTTGTGAATCCGTatatttgatttgtaattaCCTTAAATAGGTTGATATATTGCCTTGTAAAGGCTCACCGTAAtcgtatatatatgtaatttaagtaatctttaatttttacaCGGTCACATGCctttaagaaaaaaagttagTGTTGGAGATTTATCAAGtatcaaaacaagaaaaagcaaaaattgaaaatacataaaattttctTCTGATAGGTTTTTCTTTGCAGGTAATTCGAATTCAAAATTGAGGAAATAGTAGTTCTGTTTACTAGAGTGTCCTATGCAGGGATTCTTTTGAAACGTTATTATCAAAGGatttaaaatcattatcatTTTGCTTTTGTAAAATGATTTTCTCTGTTGATATTCATGCACCGACAGACAATTAATCTACTACTGTTAAACTATCTTTTCCCACACCTTTCTTCATGAAGTTCTTTACacgtttatttttaaatgtggctTTAGAAATtcgcaatttatttttaatagcaAATTAGTTGAGGGTATTGTCTGTTATGCGTGTCGGGGCATGAAGACAAGgataaaaatagttttagtgaatttcaaataaaatatcataacgCGAATATTAGGTTAAAGTGATAGACCCTAAAATGTAGGTGGGGTTGGGGAGCTACTCCTATTTGAGGCTCTATATCGTTATTTGCAAGAGACCCTTCAACATAGTCCTGCatataatttgcaattttattgGCTATTTTGACTGTTTCTACTTCCTAGCAACTTCTGTGCCTACTTGATTTAGGTGCTCACATGGTCAAAAATTTGAAGCTGTTCTTATTCTGAAACGCGCTTACCACGTACGCGGTTGAGTTAGGTTGAACAAGATCAGCATCCAGATTCCCTTCATCAGCCCCATGCAACACGTCGAAAGgtcaacaaattaataaatacgaTTCCTTTAAGATGGTCCTTACTAAATTATTAAAGCATTTTTAATCATTCTCCAGATTTCATGAAAAATGATAGCCTTGATATCAATATCTGATAGCaaactaaaaatttttgataaattaaaaaaaataaaatgc
It encodes:
- the LOC107424578 gene encoding peroxidase 72, with product MDKSAGFPLALALLVFAPLCFCQNNNGGKLYPQFYDHCCPKASEIVKSIVAKAVAQEARTAASLLRLHFHDCFVKGCDASILLDSSGKILSEKRSNPNRNSARKFEVLDEIKSAIEKECPNTVSCADILALAARDSTVLTGGPSWEVPLGRRDSLGASLSGSNNDIPAPNNTFQTILTKFKRQGLDIVDLVALSGSHTIGNARCTSFRQRLYNQSGNGQPDYTLDPSYAAQLRKGCPRSGGDQNLFFLDFVSPTKFDNSYFKNLLAYKGLLNSDQILVTSSAQSKELVQKYAENVELFFEQFAKSMVKMGNISPLTGSRGEIRKHCRRINKS